In the Alphaproteobacteria bacterium genome, one interval contains:
- a CDS encoding lipid-binding SYLF domain-containing protein, with the protein MRLNALTAAGLIAAVLLTPSSGPAIADDAQKLIDDAAAMVRAMSSDSSWGHFAATYAEARAVVLVPDFLEAGLIVGGGGGQCLILARGESDDTWSVPSFCLVVEASIGLQIGLQKSQIMMMVMNDEALFEMLSGTAKFGGKAGLTMGMLGGGVEGATTLNADVDIFAFSRAQGLYGGVKLDGGWIEPDAAYNRAYYGRAVTATHVVIDRRVSNPASNGLIAALAAAKGSSPQ; encoded by the coding sequence ATGCGCTTGAATGCCCTGACGGCGGCCGGCCTGATTGCAGCGGTCCTGCTCACTCCCTCAAGCGGTCCCGCGATCGCGGACGATGCCCAGAAGCTGATCGACGACGCGGCCGCGATGGTCCGCGCCATGTCCTCAGATTCGTCGTGGGGCCATTTCGCAGCGACCTATGCCGAAGCCCGTGCCGTAGTCCTCGTGCCCGATTTCCTGGAGGCCGGACTAATCGTCGGTGGCGGCGGAGGGCAATGCCTTATCCTGGCGCGCGGCGAATCTGACGATACTTGGTCCGTGCCCTCATTCTGCCTAGTCGTCGAGGCTAGCATCGGTTTGCAGATCGGCCTCCAGAAGTCCCAGATCATGATGATGGTTATGAACGACGAGGCGCTTTTTGAAATGCTTTCGGGCACCGCCAAGTTCGGTGGCAAGGCGGGCCTTACTATGGGTATGCTGGGCGGCGGCGTCGAAGGCGCGACGACGCTCAATGCCGATGTCGACATCTTCGCCTTCTCGCGTGCCCAGGGCCTCTATGGCGGGGTCAAGCTCGACGGCGGCTGGATTGAGCCCGATGCCGCCTACAACCGGGCCTATTACGGTCGTGCCGTGACCGCCACGCACGTGGTCATCGACCGCCGCGTCAGCAATCCGGCGAGTAACGGCCTGATCGCAGCCCTGGCCGCGGCGAAGGGCAGCAGCCCACAATGA
- a CDS encoding copper chaperone PCu(A)C: MSNLRSLLVWLVLATGAAAADVEITDPWARATPGAAVNGAVYLSLTNHGADTTIIATASPTAKAASLHGHEMDGDMMRMRALEYIALGEGEAVTFAPGGLHIMLMGLAAPLVEGETLALTLSFADGDTVNVSVPILSVGAIGPGDSHGGHGHHH; this comes from the coding sequence ATGAGCAACCTGCGCAGCCTACTCGTGTGGCTCGTCCTAGCCACGGGCGCCGCTGCCGCAGATGTTGAGATCACAGATCCCTGGGCGCGTGCCACCCCCGGGGCGGCGGTCAACGGCGCGGTCTACCTCAGCCTCACCAATCATGGCGCGGACACGACTATCATCGCCACCGCCAGCCCGACCGCCAAGGCCGCCTCTCTGCACGGCCATGAGATGGACGGCGACATGATGCGCATGCGCGCCCTTGAGTACATCGCTCTGGGTGAGGGCGAGGCAGTGACCTTCGCGCCCGGCGGCCTGCATATCATGCTGATGGGCCTTGCCGCACCCCTAGTCGAGGGGGAGACTTTGGCACTCACGCTAAGCTTTGCTGACGGCGACACTGTGAACGTCAGCGTGCCTATCCTCAGCGTCGGCGCGATAGGCCCAGGAGACAGCCATGGCGGTCATGGGCACCATCACTGA
- a CDS encoding histidine phosphatase family protein produces the protein MTITSSTRWWWVRHAPVTANNGRMYGASDPPANLDDEESFASLAQILPAGAVWVTSHLRRARDTASSIRARGLDGEVPFAEEAFGEQCFGEWQGMLYSEIAELEDKPRHRFWFTTPEHCPPGGETYLDVMIRVKAGVQRISAAYAGRDIIAVAHGGSIRAAVAHALDLDAEGALTLLFENLSVTRLDRIEHPDRGMAWQVQTINCPARSRSRAESGSLA, from the coding sequence ATGACGATAACAAGCAGTACACGCTGGTGGTGGGTGCGACATGCACCGGTGACAGCCAACAATGGGCGCATGTACGGCGCTTCCGACCCGCCCGCCAACCTCGACGACGAAGAGAGCTTTGCCAGCCTGGCGCAGATCTTGCCGGCTGGCGCGGTCTGGGTAACCAGCCATCTGCGCCGCGCCCGCGACACCGCGTCGAGCATTCGCGCCCGCGGCCTTGACGGCGAAGTGCCCTTCGCCGAGGAAGCCTTCGGTGAGCAATGCTTCGGCGAATGGCAGGGCATGCTCTACAGCGAGATCGCGGAGCTCGAGGACAAGCCACGGCACCGCTTCTGGTTTACCACGCCGGAGCACTGTCCACCCGGCGGCGAGACTTATCTCGACGTCATGATCCGGGTCAAAGCGGGAGTTCAGCGCATCTCGGCCGCCTATGCCGGCCGCGATATCATCGCCGTCGCCCATGGCGGCTCGATCCGCGCCGCCGTCGCCCACGCCCTCGACCTCGATGCGGAGGGCGCCCTGACCCTCTTGTTCGAGAACCTATCCGTCACCCGCCTTGACCGGATAGAGCATCCGGACCGCGGCATGGCATGGCAGGTGCAGACCATCAATTGCCCAGCGCGCTCTCGGTCACGGGCCGAGTCTGGTAGCCTCGCTTGA
- a CDS encoding SprT family zinc-dependent metalloprotease, translated as MAVMGTITEQNGIRRRASSRAQRLSLKVDAAEGVIELVVPNGASEAEITRFVDSHRRWITRQFHSLPQHLPFADGAELAVLDETLRLCHQSDGGAAARREGGELVIGGDAAGFAPRVRAWLRETARAAFFEHAHGHAATIGETVKSIRIADPRTRWGSCSCQGRLAFSWRLVLAPLSVLDYVAAHEVAHLTVMRHSRRFWRLVDTLHPDVATARAWLSKHGPDLHRYG; from the coding sequence ATGGCGGTCATGGGCACCATCACTGAGCAGAACGGCATCCGCCGCCGCGCCTCGTCGCGGGCACAACGGCTCAGCCTCAAGGTCGATGCAGCGGAAGGTGTCATAGAGCTGGTCGTGCCCAACGGCGCTTCGGAGGCCGAGATAACACGTTTCGTCGACAGCCACCGGCGCTGGATCACGCGCCAGTTCCACTCCCTACCGCAGCACCTTCCCTTTGCCGACGGCGCCGAGCTGGCGGTGCTTGATGAGACACTGCGCCTATGCCACCAGAGCGATGGGGGGGCAGCAGCACGGCGTGAGGGGGGTGAGTTGGTAATTGGCGGCGACGCAGCGGGCTTCGCCCCGCGCGTTCGCGCCTGGCTGCGCGAGACGGCGCGGGCGGCCTTTTTCGAGCATGCCCATGGGCACGCCGCAACGATTGGCGAGACCGTGAAGAGCATTCGCATCGCCGACCCGCGCACGCGCTGGGGTAGCTGCTCGTGCCAAGGCCGCCTCGCGTTTTCCTGGCGGCTCGTTCTGGCACCGCTCTCAGTGCTCGACTACGTCGCCGCACACGAGGTCGCCCACCTCACCGTCATGCGTCACAGCCGCCGCTTCTGGCGTCTCGTCGACACCCTACACCCCGACGTCGCCACCGCCCGCGCCTGGCTCTCCAAACACGGCCCTGACCTGCACCGCTACGGCTGA
- a CDS encoding ABC transporter permease, whose amino-acid sequence MAAARRIWGMVLRHYYLMRGSWPRLVDLVYWPTLQMTLWGFITLFLMTKSSWLAQTAGVLLSAALLWDVLFRGQISLFLSFLEEMWSRNLGHLLVSPLRPAELAVALVLTSLVRTLIGVGGAAVLAIALFDFSIFEIGLPLIAFFINLIALGWSLGLLVSGLVLRFGQGAEGLAWALVFLIQPVSGVYYPIAVLPDWLQPIALALPSAHVFEGMRALLVEGVFDADLLINAALLNCVFVGLGIASFLAIVHIARVKGLILQMGE is encoded by the coding sequence ATGGCGGCCGCACGACGTATCTGGGGCATGGTGCTGCGGCATTATTATCTCATGCGCGGCTCCTGGCCACGGCTGGTCGATCTAGTCTACTGGCCAACCCTGCAAATGACCCTGTGGGGTTTCATCACTCTGTTCCTAATGACCAAGTCGAGCTGGCTGGCGCAGACCGCTGGCGTGCTGCTCTCCGCCGCGTTGCTCTGGGATGTGTTGTTCCGCGGCCAGATCAGCCTCTTCCTGAGCTTCCTCGAGGAGATGTGGTCGCGCAATCTGGGACACCTGCTAGTCAGCCCCCTGCGCCCTGCCGAGCTGGCCGTAGCTCTGGTGCTGACCAGCCTGGTGCGCACCCTGATCGGCGTTGGCGGCGCAGCGGTTCTTGCCATAGCGCTGTTCGACTTCTCTATCTTCGAGATCGGCTTGCCGCTGATAGCCTTCTTCATCAATCTGATCGCGCTCGGCTGGTCTCTGGGGCTGCTGGTCAGCGGGCTGGTGCTACGCTTCGGCCAGGGCGCGGAAGGCCTAGCCTGGGCGCTGGTCTTTCTCATCCAGCCGGTAAGCGGGGTCTACTACCCCATCGCCGTGCTACCCGATTGGCTGCAGCCGATCGCCCTTGCCTTGCCTTCGGCACATGTTTTCGAGGGCATGCGCGCGCTCCTTGTAGAAGGTGTCTTTGATGCTGATCTATTGATCAATGCGGCGCTCCTTAATTGCGTCTTTGTCGGGCTTGGCATAGCAAGTTTTCTTGCCATCGTTCACATTGCCCGCGTCAAGGGCCTAATCCTGCAAATGGGAGAATGA
- a CDS encoding SCO family protein: MNRIIVWGIASAALIAFGLTLAGRQGMLGRPPVEQVSLGGPFTLVRSDGETVTEADFAGGYTLVLFGYTFCPDVCPTALATVSGALDNLGEDATKLTVLFVTIDPDRDTPAVVGDYVASFHPRVVGLSGSAEQIAAMASIYRVYYAKAESGNTEDYLVDHSAALYLMGPNGQYLANFRFNASVQELAAGLRDHLS, from the coding sequence ATGAACCGCATCATCGTCTGGGGTATCGCCTCAGCCGCGCTGATAGCTTTCGGCCTGACCCTGGCCGGGCGCCAGGGCATGCTGGGCCGGCCGCCGGTCGAGCAGGTCAGCCTCGGCGGCCCCTTCACTTTGGTGCGCAGCGACGGAGAGACCGTGACCGAGGCAGACTTCGCCGGCGGCTACACCCTGGTATTATTCGGTTACACCTTCTGCCCCGATGTCTGCCCAACTGCGCTTGCCACCGTCTCCGGCGCGCTCGACAACCTCGGCGAGGACGCGACAAAACTGACGGTACTTTTCGTTACCATCGATCCTGATCGAGATACGCCCGCCGTGGTTGGCGACTATGTGGCAAGCTTCCATCCTCGCGTGGTAGGCTTGAGCGGTAGCGCCGAGCAGATCGCCGCCATGGCGAGCATCTATCGCGTTTATTACGCGAAAGCCGAGAGCGGCAACACGGAGGACTATTTAGTTGACCACAGCGCGGCCCTATACCTGATGGGACCGAATGGCCAATACCTTGCCAATTTCCGCTTCAACGCCAGCGTCCAGGAACTCGCCGCGGGCTTACGGGATCATCTGTCATGA
- a CDS encoding PBP1A family penicillin-binding protein: protein MKTTKQQPHLWLRLVRGGLYWGAVAGIWLFIVVSGLVAWYATDLPDISDLGARARSAGITITAADGSLLASRGDVYGRHVPRAELPQILIDAVVAVEDRRFYDHFGLDPIGLVRAVYTNLRAGRLVQGGSTLTQQIAKNVFLTPERSLKRKVQELLLAFWLERNFSKDKLLTIYLNRVYLGAGAYGVDAAARRYFAKPVSELSLAEAAMLAGLPKAPSRYAPTRDLAAARARAAVVLDAMVASDRLEESAAVAAKVAPAGVADALGGSGAARYFADWVIDRVPAYVGPITGDLEVRTTLNGAVQRAAEAAVAASRAAGLESGAGEVALVAMTPDGAVRGMVGGRNYVASQYNRVTQARRQPGSAFKIAVYAAALKAGIGRDAIFEDAPIQVEGWQPKNYGNKYRGSLTVTEAFARSSNVVAVQLSERAGRGQVIVAARRLGITAPLTPHPSLALGVAEVSLLELTGAYAVVASGGLGVVPHAIAEIRDRKGTMLYRRAGSGPGQVLAPDVAAGLDALLRAVVREGTGRRAALDVPAAGKTGTSQDSRDAWFLGYRDGLVAGVWLGNDDGTPMKGVTGGTLPASLWHDFMTRL from the coding sequence GTGAAAACGACGAAGCAACAACCGCACCTCTGGCTACGGCTGGTCAGAGGCGGGCTCTATTGGGGAGCTGTGGCCGGCATCTGGCTGTTCATTGTGGTCTCCGGACTGGTAGCCTGGTACGCGACGGACCTTCCCGACATCTCGGATCTCGGCGCGCGTGCTCGCTCGGCGGGCATCACCATTACCGCCGCCGACGGCAGCTTGTTGGCTAGCCGCGGCGACGTCTATGGCCGTCATGTGCCGCGCGCGGAGTTGCCACAGATCCTCATCGATGCCGTCGTCGCGGTCGAGGACCGTCGCTTCTACGATCATTTCGGACTCGATCCGATCGGCCTGGTGCGCGCGGTTTACACTAATCTGCGCGCTGGGCGGCTGGTACAGGGCGGCAGCACGCTGACCCAGCAGATTGCCAAGAACGTCTTTCTCACCCCAGAACGCAGCCTCAAGCGCAAGGTGCAGGAGCTGTTGCTGGCCTTCTGGCTAGAGCGCAATTTCAGTAAGGACAAGTTGCTGACCATCTATCTCAACCGAGTCTATCTCGGGGCCGGAGCCTATGGTGTGGATGCAGCGGCCCGGCGCTATTTTGCCAAACCGGTCAGTGAGCTGAGTCTTGCCGAGGCGGCGATGCTGGCGGGCCTGCCCAAGGCGCCGAGCCGCTATGCGCCGACCCGCGACCTGGCGGCGGCGCGCGCGCGCGCGGCAGTCGTGCTTGATGCGATGGTCGCTAGCGACCGGCTCGAGGAGTCTGCGGCGGTGGCCGCCAAGGTGGCACCGGCGGGGGTCGCGGACGCGCTCGGCGGCTCGGGTGCGGCGCGCTATTTCGCCGATTGGGTGATCGACCGCGTGCCTGCTTATGTTGGGCCGATCACAGGCGATCTCGAAGTGCGCACTACCCTCAATGGTGCTGTGCAGCGGGCGGCCGAGGCGGCGGTGGCGGCAAGCCGCGCGGCCGGCCTGGAGAGTGGCGCGGGCGAAGTAGCGCTGGTGGCCATGACGCCGGACGGCGCCGTGCGCGGGATGGTAGGTGGCCGCAATTACGTTGCCAGTCAGTACAATCGCGTCACCCAGGCGCGGCGCCAGCCCGGCTCGGCCTTCAAAATAGCCGTCTACGCGGCCGCCCTGAAAGCGGGTATAGGTCGCGATGCGATATTCGAGGATGCGCCGATCCAGGTCGAGGGCTGGCAGCCCAAGAATTATGGCAACAAGTATCGCGGCAGCCTTACTGTCACAGAAGCGTTTGCGCGCTCGAGCAATGTCGTCGCGGTTCAGCTCTCGGAGCGCGCCGGGAGGGGGCAGGTCATCGTCGCGGCGCGCCGCCTCGGCATCACGGCGCCGTTGACGCCGCATCCGAGCTTGGCGCTCGGCGTTGCCGAAGTCAGCCTGCTGGAACTGACGGGCGCCTATGCGGTGGTGGCAAGCGGCGGGCTCGGCGTGGTGCCCCATGCCATCGCCGAGATCCGCGACCGAAAAGGCACGATGCTCTATCGTCGGGCCGGCTCGGGGCCCGGCCAGGTGTTGGCGCCGGACGTCGCAGCAGGCCTGGACGCCCTCTTGCGTGCGGTGGTGCGCGAGGGCACCGGCCGGCGTGCTGCGTTGGACGTGCCTGCTGCCGGCAAGACCGGCACCAGCCAGGACTCGCGTGACGCCTGGTTCTTAGGCTACCGCGACGGCCTCGTCGCCGGGGTCTGGCTCGGCAATGACGACGGCACGCCCATGAAAGGCGTTACCGGCGGCACCCTGCCGGCCAGCCTCTGGCACGACTTCATGACTCGCCTCTAA